One window from the genome of Pseudonocardia hierapolitana encodes:
- a CDS encoding ABC transporter substrate-binding protein yields MLRAALVTPLSGPLADYGRAGVDALEIWASQFAGRPAPRVATYDAHPHPATAVRRAERDGFDLLFGPYGSGPATAVAAATAHLMWNHGGARVAPARNVVSVLAPAARYFDGTVQVVARTDPAVRRVAVVGSGTGFARAVCDGGERATSGLGMAVRRATLPAIRAPEAELLLVAGAFQEELGAARLLLPGRWRAAGFVGAGVEEVLAGIGPLREGLLGPAQWLASAAPNPDVGPLAAEFVAAFRRRTGAEPPYPAAQAFASGLIAGRCLSESGSARRDALLATARRLDCVTLFGRFRLDPDTGGQVGQEVLTVQWQDGRRVVVWPPDRAQAPLRHPLERARARR; encoded by the coding sequence GTGTTGCGCGCGGCGCTCGTGACCCCGCTGTCCGGTCCGCTCGCCGACTACGGCCGCGCAGGCGTCGACGCGCTGGAGATCTGGGCTTCGCAGTTCGCCGGGCGGCCTGCGCCGAGGGTGGCGACCTACGATGCGCACCCCCATCCGGCGACGGCGGTCCGACGGGCCGAGAGGGACGGGTTCGATCTCCTGTTCGGTCCGTACGGGAGCGGTCCCGCTACCGCGGTGGCGGCCGCCACCGCTCACCTGATGTGGAACCACGGCGGGGCACGGGTCGCCCCCGCCCGGAACGTGGTGAGTGTGCTCGCGCCGGCGGCGCGGTACTTCGACGGAACCGTGCAGGTCGTCGCCCGGACCGATCCTGCGGTCCGACGGGTGGCCGTGGTGGGATCCGGCACCGGGTTCGCCCGCGCCGTCTGTGACGGCGGGGAGCGGGCCACGAGCGGGCTCGGCATGGCGGTACGGCGGGCGACACTCCCCGCGATCAGGGCGCCGGAGGCCGAGCTGCTGCTCGTGGCGGGCGCTTTCCAGGAGGAGCTCGGCGCCGCACGGCTGCTGCTGCCCGGCCGGTGGCGCGCCGCGGGGTTCGTCGGAGCAGGCGTCGAGGAGGTTCTGGCCGGCATCGGCCCGCTCCGGGAGGGGCTGCTCGGCCCGGCGCAATGGCTCGCGTCGGCCGCTCCGAATCCCGACGTGGGCCCGCTTGCCGCCGAGTTCGTCGCGGCGTTCCGCCGCCGGACCGGCGCAGAGCCGCCTTACCCGGCAGCCCAGGCGTTCGCATCCGGCTTGATCGCTGGTCGGTGTCTGAGTGAGTCCGGCAGCGCGCGCCGCGATGCGCTGCTCGCCACGGCACGCCGGCTCGACTGCGTCACCCTGTTCGGCCGGTTCCGGCTCGACCCCGACACCGGCGGGCAGGTCGGGCAGGAGGTGTTGACCGTCCAGTGGCAGGACGGCAGGCGCGTCGTGGTGTGGCCTCCGGATCGGGCACAGGCGCCACTGCGCCACCCGCTGGAACGGGCGCGCGCACGGCGGTGA
- a CDS encoding ABC transporter substrate-binding protein, which yields MVAVGTPVGTINIVDPSPLNWLFITWNTMEEPIRIDEDGRTVFALAESADWRDERTLELKLRRGVRFQDGEPVTAHAIKLNFDEMQRWAAPHPPGTWVNFPPESVAEVVDDHTIRFHFPGPDGLAVGKMRGFHIASTAFWKGPDAPGFGYKKFGSGEGHW from the coding sequence ATGGTTGCCGTAGGGACGCCGGTCGGCACGATCAACATCGTCGATCCGTCACCGCTGAACTGGTTGTTCATCACCTGGAACACGATGGAGGAGCCGATTCGGATCGACGAGGACGGGCGCACCGTGTTCGCGCTCGCCGAGTCGGCAGACTGGCGTGATGAGAGGACGCTGGAGCTGAAGCTCCGCCGTGGGGTGCGGTTCCAGGACGGTGAGCCGGTCACCGCGCACGCCATCAAGCTCAACTTCGACGAGATGCAGCGCTGGGCGGCGCCGCACCCGCCGGGTACGTGGGTGAACTTCCCGCCGGAGTCGGTCGCGGAGGTCGTGGACGATCACACGATCCGGTTCCACTTCCCGGGCCCTGACGGGCTGGCAGTGGGGAAGATGCGCGGCTTCCACATCGCGTCCACGGCGTTCTGGAAGGGCCCCGATGCCCCCGGGTTCGGCTACAAGAAGTTCGGTTCCGGCGAAGGCCACTGGTGA
- the nthB gene encoding nitrile hydratase subunit beta translates to MNGVHDLGGTDGLGPVPVEQDEPVWHADWEKAAFGMFSMPFRAGFFGVDEFRYGIEQMHPAIYLLSPYYEHWAHTAEHYGVARGVLDPEEIEERTQYYLENPDAPLPERSDPDLMAFVDAVVKNGAPARRESDKAQAFAVGDRVTVVDDSPRGHTRKARYIRGKTGVIEKAYGTFIYPDSAGNGRGDAPEHVYSVRFTNEELWGPEAAEPNGVVYFDVWEPYIVPASTEEATT, encoded by the coding sequence ATGAACGGCGTGCACGACCTCGGTGGGACGGACGGCCTCGGCCCCGTCCCGGTGGAGCAGGACGAGCCGGTCTGGCACGCCGACTGGGAGAAGGCGGCGTTCGGCATGTTCTCGATGCCCTTCCGCGCCGGCTTCTTCGGGGTCGACGAGTTCCGCTACGGCATCGAGCAGATGCACCCGGCGATCTACCTGCTCTCGCCCTACTACGAGCACTGGGCGCACACCGCCGAGCACTACGGGGTGGCGCGGGGTGTGCTCGACCCGGAGGAGATCGAGGAACGCACGCAGTACTACCTCGAGAACCCCGACGCTCCGCTGCCCGAGCGTTCCGATCCCGACCTCATGGCGTTCGTCGATGCCGTCGTGAAGAACGGTGCCCCGGCGCGGCGCGAGTCGGACAAGGCGCAGGCGTTCGCGGTGGGCGACCGGGTGACGGTCGTCGACGACAGCCCGAGGGGCCACACCCGCAAGGCGCGCTACATCCGCGGCAAGACCGGCGTGATCGAGAAGGCGTACGGCACGTTCATCTACCCGGACAGCGCCGGGAACGGCCGCGGCGACGCCCCGGAGCACGTCTACTCGGTCAGGTTCACCAACGAGGAGCTCTGGGGCCCGGAGGCCGCCGAACCCAACGGCGTCGTCTACTTCGACGTCTGGGAGCCCTACATCGTCCCGGCCAGCACGGAGGAGGCCACGACATGA
- the nthA gene encoding nitrile hydratase subunit alpha — protein MSTAPINPPKVRTREEIAARVKALEAIMIEKGIMTMEAVDRLAEIYENEVGPQLGASVVAKAWTDPEFKARLLRNATEACAELGIGGLQGEDMVVVENTDDVHNVITCTLCSCYPWPVLGLPPNWYKGPQYRSRIVREPRTVLREDFGLDLPDSTEIRVWDSSSEMRYWVLPQRPAGTEDLDEKALAALVTRDSMIGTGQPKAP, from the coding sequence ATGAGCACCGCGCCGATCAACCCGCCGAAGGTCCGCACCCGGGAGGAGATCGCCGCCCGCGTCAAGGCCCTCGAGGCGATCATGATCGAGAAGGGGATCATGACGATGGAGGCGGTGGACCGCCTCGCCGAGATCTACGAGAACGAGGTCGGCCCGCAGCTGGGTGCAAGCGTCGTGGCCAAGGCGTGGACCGATCCCGAGTTCAAGGCGCGGCTGCTCCGGAACGCAACGGAGGCGTGTGCCGAGCTCGGCATCGGCGGCCTGCAGGGCGAGGACATGGTCGTCGTCGAGAACACCGACGACGTCCACAACGTGATCACCTGCACGCTCTGCTCGTGCTACCCGTGGCCGGTGCTCGGGCTGCCGCCGAACTGGTACAAGGGCCCGCAGTACCGGTCCCGGATCGTCCGCGAACCCCGCACGGTCCTGCGCGAGGACTTCGGCCTCGACCTCCCCGACTCCACCGAGATCCGCGTGTGGGACTCGTCGTCGGAGATGCGCTACTGGGTGCTCCCGCAGCGTCCAGCGGGCACCGAGGACCTCGACGAGAAGGCGCTCGCCGCGCTGGTCACCCGCGATTCGATGATCGGCACCGGCCAACCGAAGGCTCCGTGA
- a CDS encoding nitrile hydratase accessory protein, with translation MGYRQDATELGDARRRVEALVSELPGAEQRPFEHPWELRAFAMAVAAYHNGQYEWSEFQLSLIQAIKQWEQGDSGEPWSYYEHWLTALETVLAGSGALSEAALDERTRAVLETPKNANHHEAHREPVAIDPAR, from the coding sequence ATGGGGTACCGACAGGACGCGACCGAGCTCGGCGACGCCCGGCGCCGGGTCGAGGCCCTGGTGTCCGAGTTGCCCGGGGCCGAGCAGCGGCCGTTCGAGCACCCCTGGGAGCTGCGCGCGTTCGCAATGGCCGTCGCGGCGTACCACAACGGGCAGTACGAGTGGTCGGAGTTCCAGCTCTCTCTGATCCAGGCGATCAAGCAGTGGGAGCAGGGCGACAGCGGCGAGCCGTGGTCGTACTACGAACACTGGCTCACCGCACTCGAGACGGTGCTCGCCGGCTCCGGCGCGCTGTCGGAGGCGGCGCTCGACGAGCGAACCCGGGCGGTGCTCGAGACGCCCAAGAACGCGAACCACCACGAGGCGCACCGGGAACCGGTCGCGATCGACCCCGCCCGCTAG
- the cofD gene encoding 2-phospho-L-lactate transferase, with product MTRGVVGIGGGIGASRFWRALLRVLEPAELTLVVNTGDDLWQHGLRICPDLDTTLYALSGRQDAQRGWGLSGETFRCMDALRDLGQEVWFNLGDRDLATHLLRTGLLGDGTSLSEVTAVLARAMGVGVRVLPMTDDMVTTHVVTTAGAVLHYEEFLVRHQAAPEVAEVRYTGAGRAVPAPGVLAAIADAGLVVLAPSNPLASICPVLAVPGIRAALRTTAAPVLAVTPIVSRVPISDPGERLRAASRAGLLAARGLPPTAAAVASLYRDLCRHFVLDAADAVECDAVRAAVRDVIVVPTLPGTGPPDDVLARAVLGARRHEAV from the coding sequence GTGACCCGCGGCGTCGTCGGCATCGGCGGGGGCATCGGCGCCTCGCGGTTCTGGCGCGCGCTCCTGCGCGTGCTCGAGCCGGCCGAGCTCACGCTCGTGGTCAACACCGGCGACGATCTGTGGCAGCACGGGCTGCGGATCTGCCCCGACCTCGACACCACCCTCTACGCGCTGTCCGGCAGGCAGGACGCGCAGCGCGGGTGGGGGTTGTCGGGTGAGACGTTCCGGTGCATGGACGCCCTACGCGATCTCGGGCAGGAGGTGTGGTTCAACCTGGGTGACCGCGACCTGGCCACTCACCTGCTGCGCACCGGCCTCCTCGGGGACGGCACGTCGTTGAGCGAGGTCACCGCCGTTCTGGCGCGGGCGATGGGCGTCGGGGTGCGGGTCCTGCCGATGACCGACGACATGGTCACCACGCACGTAGTGACCACGGCGGGCGCGGTGCTGCACTACGAGGAGTTCCTGGTGCGCCACCAGGCCGCTCCCGAGGTTGCAGAGGTGCGCTACACCGGCGCCGGGCGTGCCGTGCCCGCGCCCGGCGTGCTGGCCGCGATCGCCGACGCCGGGCTGGTGGTGCTTGCTCCCAGCAATCCGCTGGCCAGCATCTGCCCGGTGCTGGCGGTGCCCGGGATCCGTGCGGCGCTGCGCACGACCGCGGCGCCGGTCCTGGCCGTCACCCCGATCGTGTCGCGGGTTCCGATCAGCGATCCCGGTGAGCGGTTGCGGGCAGCCAGCCGCGCGGGGCTGCTCGCCGCGCGCGGCTTGCCCCCGACCGCGGCGGCTGTGGCCTCGCTGTACCGGGATCTCTGCCGGCACTTCGTGCTGGATGCCGCGGACGCCGTCGAGTGTGACGCGGTCCGTGCCGCCGTGCGGGACGTGATCGTCGTCCCCACCCTTCCCGGCACCGGCCCGCCCGACGATGTTCTGGCCCGCGCCGTTCTCGGCGCTCGCCGGCACGAGGCCGTGTGA
- a CDS encoding DUF3237 domain-containing protein, protein MPNLVREFLYHADLVIHDVGAGPFGQRTIATVTGGELTGERLKGTMVGAGADWLLVGPDGFGRLDVRFTFRTHDEALIYVQYFGLVELTPELTAVLGGGDTPTGYGDQYFFTQPRLETGDERYAWVNRTLFLGEGRLLPGPRVEYRVHRVENG, encoded by the coding sequence ATGCCGAACCTCGTGAGGGAGTTCCTGTACCACGCCGATCTCGTCATCCACGACGTCGGCGCCGGACCGTTCGGGCAGCGGACGATCGCCACGGTCACGGGTGGTGAGCTGACCGGTGAACGGCTGAAGGGGACCATGGTCGGGGCCGGCGCGGATTGGTTGCTCGTCGGCCCCGACGGGTTCGGCCGTCTCGACGTCCGGTTCACCTTCCGGACCCACGACGAGGCCCTCATCTACGTCCAGTACTTCGGGCTGGTCGAGCTCACGCCCGAGCTCACGGCCGTTCTCGGCGGGGGCGACACCCCGACCGGGTACGGCGACCAGTACTTCTTCACCCAGCCCCGGCTGGAGACCGGGGACGAGCGGTATGCGTGGGTCAACCGGACGCTGTTCCTCGGCGAGGGCCGCCTGCTGCCGGGCCCGCGTGTGGAGTATCGGGTCCACCGGGTGGAGAACGGCTGA